The following are encoded together in the Argonema galeatum A003/A1 genome:
- a CDS encoding Mo-dependent nitrogenase C-terminal domain-containing protein produces the protein MTKILTNDRDATLLGQAANSTPQLDILHPVRQWLDQIQIRNAKFAKLLYKAIPAQCPFERDIKLFGRKIAHIPPLCKLNPIYDQLVGLRFRALCYLVDECGIDIMSYS, from the coding sequence ATGACTAAGATATTGACAAACGATCGGGATGCTACTCTACTTGGTCAAGCCGCCAATTCCACGCCTCAACTCGATATACTGCACCCGGTGCGTCAATGGCTTGACCAAATTCAGATTCGTAATGCCAAATTTGCTAAGTTACTCTACAAGGCTATTCCGGCTCAGTGTCCGTTTGAGCGCGATATCAAGCTGTTTGGTCGCAAAATAGCTCATATTCCACCTTTGTGCAAGCTTAACCCGATTTACGACCAATTAGTTGGCTTGCGTTTTCGCGCTCTTTGTTATTTAGTTGATGAGTGTGGTATCGATATTATGTCTTACTCTTGA
- a CDS encoding macro domain-containing protein, with protein sequence MKTPQIELIPLRAAVSSDSPTTLDVLVRIIPPNPEEDIKRSTLNIGLVIDRSGSMAGQKIEYARQAACYAVQQLLPSDRVSVTIYDDRVETLAPTTLAINKADIIRKIQEIRDRNSTALHAGWVQGGIQVSQHLNREHLNRVILLSDGQANVGETNPDVIASDVHGLAERGVSTTTMGVGDDYNEDLLEAMARSGDGNYYYIRSPEQLPTIFERELQGLMATIGSTVTLGIEPRANVEFVEVLNNLDINDNGRFQLPNLVIGNPIEVLVRLKVPAMAKAQDLCYFRLAWNNPQQQERQKIRMGLQLPVVSSAQLEEFPLNLEVQQQVALQMAARAKKEAVRLVDRGEYDQASLLLQQTQQKILSNPHLPMMAPEAEALSDLDSQLQSREMSTYRKMSSYQSQNRQYSSGHYALYYRLKLSGGDIAQKRVDAIVNSASSDLSSNGAISSAIHSAAGPELLEECSRLNGCGIGEAKITRGYNLPAQWVIHTVCPVWEGGSSGEELLLAQCYRSCLELAVQNSINAIAFPAMGIGAMGFPIQLAAQIAFKEVSRFLASNTSIGTVIFVCLDRNAQTFFDEELRKVIGR encoded by the coding sequence ATGAAAACGCCTCAAATCGAACTCATCCCTTTAAGAGCAGCAGTTAGTTCAGATTCTCCCACGACATTAGATGTTTTGGTGAGAATTATCCCACCCAATCCTGAAGAAGACATCAAACGATCGACACTAAATATCGGCTTAGTAATCGATCGATCCGGTTCGATGGCAGGACAAAAAATTGAATATGCACGTCAGGCAGCTTGCTACGCCGTACAGCAACTCCTACCAAGCGATCGCGTCAGCGTCACCATTTACGACGATCGGGTAGAAACCTTAGCACCCACCACTCTGGCAATTAATAAAGCTGACATTATCCGCAAAATCCAAGAAATTCGGGACAGAAACAGCACCGCACTTCATGCCGGTTGGGTACAAGGAGGCATCCAAGTTAGCCAACATCTCAATAGGGAACACTTAAACCGGGTGATTCTGCTATCTGATGGACAGGCAAATGTCGGCGAGACAAATCCAGATGTCATCGCCTCTGACGTACATGGTTTGGCGGAACGGGGTGTCAGCACCACCACAATGGGAGTCGGCGATGATTACAACGAAGATTTGCTAGAAGCAATGGCGCGTAGCGGTGACGGCAACTACTATTACATTCGATCGCCGGAACAGCTGCCAACAATTTTTGAAAGGGAGCTGCAAGGCTTAATGGCTACCATTGGCAGTACAGTCACACTGGGAATTGAACCGCGAGCAAATGTTGAATTTGTGGAAGTGCTTAACAATTTGGATATAAACGACAATGGTCGGTTCCAGTTGCCAAATTTGGTGATAGGCAATCCAATTGAAGTTTTAGTTCGCCTGAAAGTCCCTGCAATGGCAAAGGCTCAAGACTTATGTTATTTCCGATTGGCTTGGAATAACCCCCAACAACAGGAACGGCAAAAAATTCGGATGGGGTTGCAACTGCCAGTAGTGAGTTCTGCTCAACTAGAGGAATTTCCTCTCAACTTAGAAGTACAGCAACAAGTAGCCTTGCAGATGGCAGCGCGAGCCAAGAAAGAAGCTGTACGACTGGTGGATCGCGGAGAATATGACCAAGCAAGCCTACTGCTGCAACAGACCCAACAGAAGATTTTGAGCAACCCCCACTTACCTATGATGGCACCAGAGGCTGAAGCTTTATCTGACTTAGATTCTCAACTCCAGTCGCGGGAGATGTCAACCTATCGCAAAATGTCTTCTTATCAGAGCCAAAACCGCCAGTATAGTAGTGGTCATTATGCCCTTTACTATAGATTAAAACTATCAGGCGGTGACATCGCCCAAAAACGGGTGGATGCGATCGTTAACTCTGCTTCTAGCGATCTTTCCAGTAATGGTGCTATATCTAGTGCCATTCACAGTGCGGCTGGGCCAGAACTTTTAGAAGAATGTAGCCGTCTGAATGGCTGCGGTATCGGTGAAGCTAAAATTACCCGTGGCTATAACTTGCCAGCACAATGGGTTATTCACACAGTTTGCCCAGTCTGGGAGGGTGGCTCTAGTGGAGAGGAATTGCTGTTGGCTCAGTGTTACCGCAGCTGCTTGGAATTAGCAGTGCAGAACTCTATAAATGCGATCGCTTTTCCAGCTATGGGCATAGGCGCTATGGGTTTCCCGATCCAGCTTGCGGCTCAAATTGCTTTCAAGGAGGTTAGTCGTTTCCTTGCAAGTAACACTTCTATTGGGACAGTAATTTTCGTTTGCTTGGATAGAAATGCTCAAACTTTCTTCGATGAGGAATTACGGAAAGTTATTGGGAGGTAG
- a CDS encoding heme oxygenase (biliverdin-producing) gives MSTNLATKLREGTKKAHSMAENVGFVKCFLKGVVEKTSYRKLVTNLYFVYTAIEEEMENHREHPILSKIYFKELNRKKSLEQDLSFYYGPNWREQVAPSPAGQAYVQRIKEVSEKEPELLIAQSYTRYLGDLSGGQILKGIAVRAMNLAEGEGTAFYEFKDITDEKAFKATYRQALNDLPIDEATASSIVDEANAAFGMNMNLFKELEGNLIKAIGQMLFNTLTRKRTRGSTELATAE, from the coding sequence ATGAGTACTAATTTAGCGACCAAATTGCGTGAAGGCACCAAAAAAGCTCACTCAATGGCAGAAAACGTCGGTTTTGTCAAGTGCTTTTTAAAAGGCGTGGTGGAAAAGACCTCCTACCGGAAGCTAGTAACCAACCTCTACTTCGTCTACACAGCCATAGAAGAAGAGATGGAAAACCACCGCGAACACCCCATCCTCTCCAAAATTTATTTCAAAGAACTGAACCGCAAAAAGAGCCTGGAGCAAGACCTTTCCTTCTACTATGGCCCCAACTGGCGCGAACAAGTAGCCCCCTCGCCAGCAGGTCAAGCCTACGTGCAACGCATTAAAGAAGTATCTGAGAAAGAACCAGAACTGTTGATTGCCCAATCTTACACCCGCTACCTTGGCGACTTATCCGGCGGTCAAATCCTCAAAGGGATTGCAGTACGGGCCATGAACCTCGCAGAAGGAGAAGGCACCGCTTTCTACGAATTCAAAGATATTACTGACGAAAAAGCTTTTAAGGCGACTTATCGCCAAGCTTTGAACGACCTGCCGATCGATGAAGCTACAGCCTCTAGCATTGTAGACGAAGCCAACGCCGCCTTTGGTATGAACATGAATTTGTTCAAGGAACTGGAAGGAAATCTGATCAAAGCGATCGGTCAAATGCTATTCAACACCCTAACCCGCAAACGCACTCGCGGTAGTACCGAACTGGCAACAGCGGAGTAA
- the gyrB gene encoding DNA topoisomerase (ATP-hydrolyzing) subunit B: MTSSYSADQIQVLEGLEPVRKRPGMYIGSTGPKGLHHLVYEVVDNSIDEALAGYCTHIEVDLNADASVTVTDDGRGIPTDIHPRTGKSALETVMTVLHAGGKFGGGGYKVSGGLHGVGISVVNALSEWVEVTVWRDKRVHKQRFERGIPVTELEAQPNKESLTGTSVTFIPDTQIFTSGVEFDYTTLAARLRELAYLNAGVRITFTDRRLEYLKDSTPRIETYEYKGGIREYIAYMNRDKQPLHEEIIYVQGERNNVQIEVALQWCIDAYTDNLLGFANNIRTVDGGTHLEGLKAVLTRTMNAIARKRNKLKEADANLAGENIREGLTAVISVKVPDPEFEGQTKTKLGNPEVRGIVDSLVGETLTEYLDFRLAIADAILEKAIQAFKAAEAARRARDLVRRKSVLESSPLPGKLADCSSRDPSESEIYIVEGDSAGGSAKQGRDRRFQAILPLRGKILNIEKTDDAKIYKNTEIQALITALGLGVKGEEFDVSQLRYHRICLMTDADVDGAHIRTLLLTFFYRYQRALIEQGHIYIACPPLYKVERGKNHDYCYSDRELQELIRQFPANAKYTIQRFKGLGEMMPTQLWNTTMNPETRTLKQVDIEDTAEADRIFTILMGDRVAPRREFIETYGPKLNLTDLDI, translated from the coding sequence ATGACGAGCAGTTACAGCGCCGATCAGATTCAAGTTCTGGAAGGTCTGGAGCCGGTACGCAAACGACCGGGTATGTACATCGGTTCAACGGGTCCGAAAGGACTCCATCATTTAGTTTACGAGGTGGTGGACAATTCCATCGATGAGGCGCTGGCTGGCTATTGCACCCACATCGAAGTTGACCTCAACGCCGATGCGTCCGTCACCGTGACGGACGACGGGCGGGGCATCCCCACAGATATCCATCCTCGCACCGGCAAATCCGCATTAGAAACGGTGATGACGGTTCTCCACGCCGGAGGTAAGTTTGGCGGCGGCGGCTACAAGGTTTCTGGTGGATTGCACGGCGTCGGTATCTCAGTAGTTAACGCCTTGTCCGAGTGGGTAGAAGTGACGGTATGGCGGGACAAGCGGGTTCACAAGCAGCGCTTTGAACGCGGTATCCCCGTCACCGAACTGGAGGCCCAACCCAACAAAGAATCTCTCACTGGCACTTCAGTTACTTTTATCCCTGATACGCAAATCTTCACCAGTGGCGTCGAGTTTGATTACACGACTCTGGCGGCACGCCTGCGGGAATTGGCTTATCTGAATGCTGGGGTAAGAATTACCTTTACCGATCGCCGTCTGGAATATCTTAAAGACAGTACCCCCAGGATAGAAACCTACGAGTACAAAGGTGGCATTCGCGAATATATCGCTTATATGAACCGCGATAAACAACCTCTGCATGAGGAAATTATCTATGTGCAGGGGGAGCGTAACAACGTTCAGATAGAAGTAGCGTTGCAGTGGTGTATTGACGCTTACACAGATAATCTGTTGGGCTTTGCGAATAACATCCGCACGGTTGATGGCGGTACTCACCTGGAGGGGCTGAAGGCGGTGCTGACGCGGACGATGAATGCGATCGCCCGCAAGCGCAATAAACTCAAAGAAGCCGATGCCAACCTAGCAGGCGAAAACATCCGCGAAGGATTGACCGCTGTGATTTCGGTCAAAGTACCAGATCCAGAATTTGAAGGTCAAACTAAAACAAAATTGGGTAACCCGGAAGTGCGGGGAATAGTTGATTCCTTGGTAGGGGAAACATTGACGGAGTATCTGGATTTTCGCCTCGCTATTGCCGATGCCATTTTAGAAAAAGCAATTCAGGCATTTAAAGCCGCAGAAGCTGCTCGTCGCGCCCGCGATTTAGTGCGACGAAAATCGGTTTTGGAATCTTCACCTTTACCAGGAAAATTAGCAGATTGTAGCTCTAGAGATCCCTCAGAATCAGAGATTTACATCGTGGAAGGCGATTCGGCAGGCGGAAGCGCCAAACAAGGACGAGACAGGCGCTTTCAAGCCATCCTGCCTCTACGCGGGAAAATCCTCAACATCGAGAAAACCGACGACGCCAAAATCTACAAAAATACTGAAATTCAAGCTTTGATTACAGCTTTGGGTTTAGGCGTCAAAGGCGAGGAATTCGACGTTTCTCAACTCCGCTACCACCGCATCTGTTTAATGACTGATGCTGATGTAGATGGGGCGCACATCCGCACGCTGTTACTAACCTTTTTCTATCGCTATCAACGGGCGCTAATCGAGCAAGGTCACATCTACATTGCTTGTCCGCCACTTTATAAAGTAGAGCGAGGAAAAAATCACGATTATTGCTACAGCGATCGCGAATTGCAAGAGTTAATCCGCCAGTTCCCCGCCAACGCAAAATACACCATCCAGCGCTTCAAAGGTTTGGGTGAAATGATGCCAACACAACTCTGGAATACGACGATGAACCCAGAAACCCGCACCCTCAAACAAGTGGACATTGAAGACACCGCTGAAGCCGATCGCATATTTACCATTCTAATGGGCGATCGCGTTGCACCCCGCCGCGAATTCATCGAAACTTATGGCCCCAAACTCAATCTCACCGATCTGGATATCTAA
- the miaA gene encoding tRNA (adenosine(37)-N6)-dimethylallyltransferase MiaA: protein MNTTKLIAICGATATGKSGLALELAQRLGSVILSADSRQVYRQFDIGTAKPCAAEQQLVPHYLIDICDPTETLTVADYQQQAQTSIASPPLPQSLASPLLLVGGTGLYVRSIVRGMKIPRVAPQQELRSQLESLGQTYGQTQLYAFLQQVDPAAAQKIHPNDPVRTLRALEVFYVTGKPISEQQGENPPDYPILQIGLDCDSSHLKRRIEQRTEMMIADGLVTEVEILCQKYGSDLPLLDTLGYAEMKQYLAGEISLAEAKDLTVLHTRQFAKRQRTWFRKYSEIEWFDVEHPDLLEKVWRRVQAFIAECQQKSD, encoded by the coding sequence TTGAATACTACAAAACTGATTGCGATTTGTGGAGCTACGGCGACAGGTAAGTCGGGGCTGGCTTTGGAATTGGCGCAACGCCTGGGTTCTGTAATTCTCAGTGCTGATTCCCGTCAGGTGTACCGCCAGTTTGATATTGGCACTGCTAAGCCTTGTGCTGCCGAGCAACAGTTAGTGCCGCACTATTTGATTGATATCTGCGATCCTACGGAGACTTTGACTGTTGCCGACTACCAGCAGCAGGCTCAAACATCGATCGCTTCTCCTCCGCTCCCCCAATCTCTCGCTTCCCCGCTCTTACTGGTAGGTGGTACGGGTTTATACGTTCGATCGATCGTGCGGGGTATGAAAATTCCCAGGGTGGCACCGCAGCAGGAATTGCGATCGCAACTCGAATCCCTCGGTCAAACTTACGGACAAACTCAACTTTACGCCTTCCTGCAACAAGTCGATCCAGCTGCTGCCCAAAAGATTCACCCCAACGACCCAGTGAGGACTTTACGTGCCTTAGAAGTATTTTACGTCACTGGCAAACCGATCTCCGAGCAACAGGGAGAAAATCCACCCGATTATCCGATTTTGCAGATTGGCTTAGATTGTGATTCCTCTCACCTAAAGCGTCGCATAGAACAGCGCACCGAAATGATGATAGCAGATGGTTTGGTAACTGAGGTAGAAATTCTTTGCCAGAAATATGGTTCTGATTTACCTTTATTAGATACGCTAGGATATGCAGAAATGAAACAATATTTGGCTGGGGAAATTTCCCTTGCCGAAGCCAAAGATTTAACTGTTTTGCATACGCGGCAATTTGCCAAGCGACAACGCACTTGGTTTAGGAAATATTCGGAGATTGAATGGTTTGATGTAGAACACCCCGATCTGTTAGAAAAAGTCTGGCGAAGAGTGCAGGCATTTATCGCCGAATGTCAGCAAAAAAGCGACTAA
- a CDS encoding tetratricopeptide repeat protein — MNTLYQQALNLHHQQQFADAESKYREYLTAKSDNAEAWLNLGILYYQTENYPAAQAAIAKCLEIDAVNAMGCYVMGCCLERTDNINEAISAYQDAIALDSTLLDAYNNLGNLLAQIGEITQAKTVYRQAISANTQHFGSYINLGNLLMGQNQIDRAIEVYQTALTFNPGNADILNNLEVALNMQKSSAYILESANKLYLQGRYEIAIDKYQQFLETRTRDPQAYFYLSECFRNLNREEEAIRTLQEGIRVYPTAGQLHFALITLFQTRGRKEEAITSAESASGLLPNDYTLQILDKLMLPLVYDTEDEIGFYRQRFAKGLQDLIERTSLATFEDKKNALAGLVCVTTFYLGHQGLNVLDLQHQWGNLIHQIMAANYPNWVQPLSMPPLKLNNKIRIGYVSNYLHSYSGTLWLIGWLRNCDKQNFEVYCYYTGNDPDYMTKQFQNYSDVFHHIPGDLDAVCQQILADRLHILVFPEIGMDSQTVKMAGLRLAPVQCTAWGHPVTSGIPTIDYFLSSELMEPENAEEYYSEKLIRLPNIGVAYPKPEDIPVLTKNRADFGLPDDAVLYLCCQAPFKYLPQHDYIFAEIARRVSQAQFIFLRGELLKKRLERAFGAVGLNSEDYCVFLSIPTRPDYLMINLLSNVFLDTLSWSGGNTALEAIACNLPIVTCPGFFMRGRHADSFLKMLGVSDTIADNEAEYIDIAVNLGLDPVWRRDISERIKARHDHLYNDKVCVKALEYFYQQVVRG, encoded by the coding sequence GTGAATACCCTATATCAACAAGCCTTAAACTTACACCACCAACAGCAATTCGCTGACGCCGAATCAAAATACAGAGAATATTTAACAGCCAAAAGCGATAATGCGGAAGCTTGGTTAAACTTAGGCATACTTTATTATCAAACCGAAAATTATCCAGCCGCACAAGCAGCTATTGCTAAATGTCTGGAGATTGATGCAGTAAATGCAATGGGGTGTTATGTGATGGGTTGTTGTTTGGAAAGAACGGATAATATTAATGAGGCAATATCAGCTTACCAAGATGCGATCGCCCTCGACTCCACCTTATTGGATGCTTACAATAATTTAGGCAATCTACTAGCACAAATAGGCGAAATTACCCAAGCCAAAACAGTTTACCGTCAGGCAATTTCTGCCAATACCCAACACTTCGGTAGTTATATCAATTTGGGTAATCTCTTAATGGGACAGAACCAGATCGATCGGGCGATCGAAGTATATCAGACAGCCCTAACTTTCAATCCTGGCAATGCAGATATATTGAATAACCTGGAAGTTGCCTTAAATATGCAAAAAAGTTCGGCTTATATCCTGGAGTCAGCTAATAAATTATATCTACAAGGAAGATATGAAATTGCCATAGACAAATATCAGCAGTTTCTAGAAACTCGCACTAGAGACCCACAAGCTTATTTTTACCTCAGTGAATGTTTTAGAAATCTCAATCGAGAAGAAGAAGCTATCCGCACGCTGCAAGAAGGTATCCGCGTTTATCCTACAGCAGGTCAACTGCATTTTGCGCTGATCACCTTATTTCAAACAAGGGGAAGGAAAGAAGAAGCAATTACAAGCGCTGAGTCTGCATCGGGCTTATTGCCTAACGATTATACTTTACAAATTCTCGATAAATTAATGCTGCCTCTTGTCTACGATACTGAAGATGAGATCGGGTTTTATCGTCAGCGATTTGCTAAAGGACTGCAAGATTTAATTGAGCGGACATCTCTGGCAACGTTTGAAGATAAAAAAAATGCTCTGGCTGGTTTAGTTTGCGTCACAACTTTTTATTTAGGACATCAAGGACTGAACGTTTTGGATTTGCAGCATCAGTGGGGTAATTTAATACATCAAATTATGGCGGCTAACTACCCGAATTGGGTTCAGCCGTTATCAATGCCCCCGTTGAAGCTAAATAATAAGATTCGCATTGGGTATGTCTCAAATTATTTACACTCTTATAGCGGCACTTTATGGCTAATTGGGTGGTTGCGTAACTGCGATAAGCAAAATTTTGAGGTTTACTGTTACTACACAGGTAACGACCCAGATTATATGACAAAACAGTTCCAGAATTACAGCGATGTTTTTCATCATATTCCGGGGGATCTAGACGCAGTTTGCCAGCAGATACTAGCCGATCGACTGCACATTCTCGTATTTCCAGAAATTGGGATGGATTCTCAAACAGTTAAAATGGCTGGATTGCGTCTTGCGCCAGTTCAATGCACTGCCTGGGGACATCCTGTCACCTCTGGTATACCAACGATCGACTACTTTTTATCCAGCGAGTTAATGGAACCAGAGAATGCAGAAGAATATTACTCTGAAAAGCTGATTCGTTTACCTAATATTGGCGTTGCTTACCCGAAACCAGAAGATATTCCGGTGTTGACAAAGAATCGCGCAGATTTTGGATTGCCGGATGATGCCGTTCTATATTTATGTTGTCAAGCTCCTTTCAAATATTTGCCACAACATGATTATATTTTTGCTGAGATTGCAAGGCGCGTATCTCAAGCTCAGTTTATTTTTCTGCGTGGTGAGTTATTGAAAAAACGGCTAGAGCGTGCTTTTGGGGCAGTTGGTTTGAATAGCGAAGATTACTGTGTGTTTCTCAGCATTCCGACTCGACCGGATTATTTGATGATTAATTTACTTTCAAATGTATTTCTGGATACTTTAAGTTGGTCGGGTGGGAATACGGCCCTAGAGGCGATCGCTTGCAATTTACCCATTGTTACCTGTCCGGGCTTCTTTATGCGAGGTCGTCACGCTGATAGCTTCTTAAAAATGTTAGGAGTCTCTGACACAATCGCTGACAACGAAGCCGAATATATTGATATTGCTGTTAACCTGGGTTTAGATCCGGTCTGGCGACGCGATATTTCCGAACGAATCAAAGCGCGTCACGACCATCTTTATAATGACAAAGTTTGTGTGAAAGCACTTGAATATTTTTATCAACAGGTGGTTCGGGGGTAG
- a CDS encoding serine/threonine-protein kinase, producing MLGQTLRERYQIIRLLGSGGFGATFVAEDRDLPGKPQCVVKQLKSKDIDPPLLQTARRLFDTEAQVLYRLGKHDRIPQLLAHFEQNQEFYLVQEFIDGEDLSQELTPGKQLSEAEIIVFLQDILEILAFVHQQNVIHRDIKPSNLIRRRSDGQFVLIDFGAVKEISTLITNAQGETTGTILIGSSGYMPNEQLGGKPRFNSDIYALGMTAIQALTGVSPDELKEDPETGEIRWREYGQVSKQLAAILDKMVRSHFRERYQSATEVLNDLRKFQITIAGYTQRFLLPGSHERSLVKYAQLLLVLVTAVVTFGISKLFQSTPTDSQTSIASVTPTPSPQIPEAVELLNQGKTLIELHRYEEALGILEKAIQIDQNYSEAWVERGKALSKLQKYEEALRAYDEALKIKSDYSQAWYCRGVVLEKLKRYEEALISLDKAVEIQPNYPEAWHDRGVVLDKLQRYQEALNSLDKAVEIKPDYSEAWYNKGIALNKLQSYKEALSSLEKAVELQPAYAEAWVERGSTLGELQKYKDAIASFDKALAIEPNSASAWASRGYVLGKLRRYEEAIACLEKAVQIKPDYPEAWYQRGIVLDKLKKYDLAIASYDKAAQIKPDYSEAWYQRGIILEKMQKNDDAIAAYNKAIEIWPANQEAIENRKRLLTKLGR from the coding sequence ATGCTTGGACAAACACTGCGTGAGCGCTACCAAATCATTCGTCTGCTGGGAAGCGGGGGTTTCGGTGCTACCTTCGTGGCTGAAGATCGAGACCTCCCTGGTAAACCCCAGTGCGTCGTTAAACAACTTAAGTCGAAAGATATAGACCCTCCGCTTTTGCAGACGGCGAGACGGTTGTTCGACACAGAAGCACAAGTTCTGTATCGCTTGGGGAAGCACGATCGCATCCCCCAGCTGCTGGCACACTTTGAGCAAAACCAAGAATTCTATTTGGTTCAGGAATTTATTGATGGAGAAGATCTCAGCCAAGAACTCACCCCAGGCAAACAACTGAGCGAAGCTGAGATTATTGTTTTTTTACAAGACATTTTGGAAATATTGGCGTTTGTCCACCAGCAAAATGTTATCCACCGCGATATTAAACCCTCAAATTTAATCAGACGGCGATCGGATGGCCAATTCGTTTTAATTGACTTTGGAGCAGTCAAAGAAATCAGTACTTTAATAACTAACGCACAGGGAGAAACGACTGGCACTATTCTCATTGGTTCGAGCGGCTATATGCCAAACGAACAACTGGGAGGAAAGCCGCGTTTTAACAGCGATATTTATGCTTTGGGTATGACAGCAATTCAAGCATTAACTGGTGTATCTCCAGACGAATTGAAGGAAGATCCAGAAACAGGGGAAATCAGGTGGCGCGAATACGGACAGGTTAGCAAGCAGTTGGCTGCAATTTTAGACAAAATGGTGCGATCGCACTTCAGAGAGCGCTACCAATCAGCAACAGAAGTACTCAACGATCTGCGAAAATTCCAAATTACTATTGCTGGTTATACTCAACGCTTTTTACTTCCAGGATCGCATGAGCGATCGCTTGTAAAGTATGCCCAACTTTTGCTGGTACTGGTAACAGCCGTCGTTACTTTCGGTATCTCAAAGTTATTTCAATCTACACCAACGGATAGTCAAACCTCTATAGCATCAGTTACCCCGACGCCTTCACCCCAAATACCTGAAGCCGTTGAATTGCTAAATCAAGGCAAAACTTTGATAGAATTGCACCGCTACGAAGAAGCACTGGGTATTTTGGAAAAAGCCATTCAAATCGACCAAAACTACTCAGAAGCCTGGGTGGAACGCGGCAAAGCGTTGTCAAAATTACAGAAGTATGAAGAAGCACTGCGAGCCTATGATGAAGCGCTCAAAATTAAGTCAGATTATTCGCAAGCTTGGTATTGTCGGGGCGTCGTTCTAGAAAAATTGAAACGCTACGAAGAAGCGCTGATATCCCTGGATAAAGCTGTGGAAATTCAGCCAAACTATCCAGAAGCTTGGCACGATCGGGGGGTAGTGTTAGATAAATTGCAACGCTACCAAGAAGCTTTAAATTCCCTAGATAAAGCTGTCGAAATTAAGCCTGATTATTCGGAAGCGTGGTATAATAAAGGAATTGCACTAAATAAATTGCAAAGCTACAAAGAGGCACTTTCATCTTTGGAAAAAGCTGTAGAACTTCAGCCAGCTTATGCGGAAGCTTGGGTAGAACGCGGCTCGACGTTGGGGGAATTGCAAAAATATAAAGATGCGATCGCATCTTTTGACAAAGCTTTGGCGATCGAGCCTAATTCTGCGTCAGCTTGGGCCAGTAGAGGTTACGTACTGGGAAAATTAAGACGGTACGAAGAAGCGATCGCCTGTTTGGAAAAAGCCGTTCAAATAAAGCCAGATTACCCAGAAGCTTGGTATCAGCGAGGTATAGTTTTAGATAAATTGAAAAAGTACGATTTGGCGATCGCTTCCTACGATAAAGCCGCTCAAATTAAGCCAGATTACTCCGAAGCTTGGTATCAGCGAGGTATAATTTTAGAGAAAATGCAAAAGAACGACGATGCGATCGCAGCTTACAACAAAGCTATTGAAATCTGGCCAGCAAATCAAGAAGCCATAGAAAATAGAAAGCGGCTGCTTACTAAATTGGGACGCTAA